From a single Cytophagales bacterium WSM2-2 genomic region:
- a CDS encoding transcriptional regulator has protein sequence MRIVMSKINSTPLYCLDTFSKARENNQFYIEDLQIHLKNHDFTEKPHKHDFYLLLYVAKGKGTHSIDFREYAVHPGDFFLMTPGQVHYWDLQKDTQGYIVCFVKDFFAMRKTEGKLTEFPFFYSLSGEPVVRLKAEDSIDFILKEMLLEFQSADGNATAILRSYLELLLLKASRRYGINTTDSPTISTTQLRKLELLIDKHFYNFRQPSKYADLMNISPAHLNKVCKTTLGKTLSDLIDERVVLEAKRLFTYTDLTVSQVSAKLSFSSSSYFIRFFKTHENITPEQFRETLNRATL, from the coding sequence ATGCGCATCGTCATGAGCAAAATTAACTCTACCCCCCTCTACTGTCTTGATACCTTCAGTAAGGCAAGAGAAAACAATCAATTTTATATTGAGGACCTTCAGATTCATTTGAAGAACCACGACTTCACAGAGAAACCACACAAACACGATTTCTATTTGCTGTTATATGTCGCCAAAGGCAAAGGCACACACAGCATCGATTTCAGAGAATACGCAGTTCACCCAGGTGACTTCTTCCTGATGACACCAGGTCAAGTCCATTACTGGGACTTGCAGAAAGACACTCAGGGATACATTGTTTGTTTTGTGAAGGATTTTTTTGCCATGCGAAAAACTGAAGGCAAACTAACTGAATTTCCCTTTTTCTACTCTTTGAGTGGCGAGCCGGTGGTTCGATTAAAGGCAGAAGACTCCATCGACTTCATTTTGAAAGAAATGCTCCTGGAGTTTCAATCTGCTGATGGCAACGCTACAGCTATCCTACGAAGCTACCTTGAGTTGTTACTTCTCAAAGCAAGTCGCAGGTACGGTATTAATACTACTGACTCACCAACCATCAGCACGACACAACTCCGAAAACTGGAGCTCCTCATTGACAAACATTTTTACAATTTCAGGCAGCCAAGCAAATACGCAGACTTGATGAATATCTCTCCTGCCCACCTGAATAAAGTGTGCAAAACTACCTTAGGAAAAACACTGAGTGATCTGATTGATGAGCGTGTAGTTCTGGAAGCAAAACGCCTTTTCACCTACACTGATCTCACCGTGAGCCAGGTTTCGGCTAAGCTCAGTTTCTCGTCCTCATCCTATTTCATCCGTTTTTTTAAGACGCACGAGAACATCACCCCGGAACAATTCAGGGAAACACTAAATCGTGCTACACTATAA